Proteins from one Halopseudomonas pelagia genomic window:
- a CDS encoding peptide chain release factor 3, translating into MSNNAAEVAKRRTFAIISHPDAGKTTITERLLLMGQAINVAGTVKARKSDRHATSDFMAMEKQRGISVSTSVMQFPYRDCMINLLDTPGHEDFSEDTYRTLTAVDSALMVLDGGKGVEPRTIALMDVCRLRDTPIVSFVNKLDRDIRDPIELLDEIEAVLNIKAAPITWPIGCYRDFKGVYHLEQDLIIVYATGHGHERTESRIIRHLDSDEARAHLDDLYDDFVEQLELVQGACHEFDREAFLRGEMTPVFFGTALGNFGVDQVLDAIVDWAPAPLPRPANERTVEPTEEPFTGFVFKIQANMDPKHRDRIAFMRICSGQYERGMKLHHVRTGKELRIPEALTFFAAEREHLEEAWAGDIIGLHNHGTIQIGDTFTQGESIGFTGIPHFAPELFRRVRLKDPLKSKQLRQGLQELAEEGATQVFFPERSNEIILGAVGVLQFDVVASRLKEEYKVECLYEPVNVWSARWVDSSNKKKLEEFTHKAMENLAIDGGGHLTYLAPTRVNLSLTEERWPDIRFLATREHH; encoded by the coding sequence ATGAGCAACAACGCTGCTGAAGTCGCCAAACGTCGTACCTTCGCCATCATCTCTCACCCGGATGCAGGCAAGACCACCATCACCGAACGCCTGCTGTTGATGGGTCAGGCGATCAACGTGGCGGGTACGGTGAAGGCGCGCAAGTCCGACCGGCATGCGACTTCCGACTTCATGGCCATGGAAAAGCAGCGTGGGATTTCAGTCAGCACCTCGGTCATGCAGTTTCCCTACCGGGATTGCATGATCAACCTGCTCGACACCCCCGGTCACGAAGACTTCTCGGAAGATACTTACCGCACACTGACCGCGGTGGATTCGGCGCTGATGGTACTGGACGGCGGCAAGGGCGTGGAACCGCGCACCATCGCGCTGATGGACGTGTGCCGTCTGCGCGACACACCGATTGTCAGCTTCGTGAACAAGCTCGACCGCGACATCCGCGACCCGATCGAACTGCTGGATGAGATCGAAGCCGTACTGAATATCAAGGCCGCACCGATCACCTGGCCCATCGGCTGCTATCGCGATTTCAAAGGCGTATATCACCTGGAACAGGACCTGATCATCGTCTATGCCACCGGTCATGGCCATGAACGCACTGAAAGCAGAATCATCCGCCACCTGGATTCGGATGAGGCGCGGGCACACCTGGACGACCTCTATGATGATTTCGTCGAACAGCTGGAACTGGTACAGGGCGCCTGTCACGAATTTGACCGCGAGGCTTTCCTGCGCGGCGAGATGACCCCGGTGTTCTTCGGTACCGCACTGGGCAACTTCGGCGTCGATCAGGTATTGGACGCCATAGTCGACTGGGCACCCGCACCCCTGCCGCGTCCGGCCAATGAACGCACGGTGGAACCCACCGAAGAGCCCTTTACCGGTTTCGTGTTCAAGATCCAGGCAAACATGGATCCCAAACACCGCGACCGCATCGCCTTCATGCGTATCTGCTCCGGCCAGTACGAGCGGGGCATGAAGCTGCACCACGTGCGCACCGGCAAGGAGCTGCGCATTCCTGAAGCCCTGACCTTCTTCGCCGCCGAACGCGAACACCTGGAAGAGGCCTGGGCCGGCGACATCATCGGCCTGCACAATCACGGCACGATTCAGATTGGCGACACCTTCACCCAGGGCGAGAGCATCGGGTTCACCGGCATTCCGCACTTTGCGCCCGAGCTGTTTCGCCGCGTGCGGCTGAAAGATCCGCTGAAGTCCAAACAACTTCGCCAGGGTCTGCAAGAGCTGGCGGAAGAAGGTGCCACGCAGGTGTTCTTCCCTGAGCGCAGCAATGAAATCATTCTCGGCGCGGTGGGTGTGCTGCAGTTCGATGTGGTCGCCAGCCGTTTGAAGGAAGAATACAAAGTCGAATGTCTATACGAGCCGGTCAATGTCTGGTCGGCGCGCTGGGTCGATTCCAGCAACAAGAAAAAGCTCGAGGAATTTACCCACAAGGCGATGGAGAACCTCGCGATAGACGGCGGCGGACATCTAACCTATCTGGCCCCGACCCGAGTCAATCTGAGCCTGACCGAAGAGCGCTGGCCGGATATCCGATTCCTGGCTACCAGGGAGCACCACTAA
- a CDS encoding DUF1631 family protein gives MDKRQFARQSVSIDAECHFGSGNDRSCRIRDFSQGGMLITLDLPPQADPLLSLPRRKGAPAIVSFRLHNRRVSINVLVAHVSEHGIGLRMREHRPADLAMLQQAAQQASEHQSKLSWHPAAGQTLLEPAQKITLINSANSIISRFLDNQFEGFFSQLELTLLQEADYKKTHAGQQAFLDAMTLIRAQKAKLSRHCIAGITANADAVAKGLGPEPHMDAQGDLADTASASALSLVAKDEFEDWLVVRVAISKAEVQLRELLLELQLRLDAALLTSGAAAVYNPYSPAALAMGWAAALRPLQLSNDLLRVVFGLFYDNVLAQLDSAYVSLNKLFIETGILPDIDVTRYLAQQKLKRDNAATETRQQHFEVKESSPESHSAAADTSQTSRDDANGSETSGNRVGKGIKAAFNTVSRLWSMQRQLHSEHPEELRQSAQVLPPQITARDTQDALRQLQKQLLDGNAQLGSPGALKQYLMQAGHAVGGISEYEQDSADMVESLFDNIVHNERVLDDLRAELRKLEVPILKVMLRDPELFSAEYHPARQAVNYLALLSDRRSINIVDNRPVIIDAISTILKNEGEEDEGFKQVLGDLDELVGREKHYFERNLTRVTEACEGQQRITQANLLIEWELERLLAPQPVGKPILDLVNQGWKELMRLSYFREGTSSLAWEMTLVVLDQLIVRTVPGAWDESRLRFSSHKLLTLIRKGLSKIPDSNASHKTVVQNLEKLLDYPHSTDFATVQYVSPLHSNNSIAGQSAELPPDKTLQRWIKRAKALQVGQWLQRHVLGSESQLYYLTWVADEFSRYVFSNHRGMKAEEMSLDQVAHLLRDGNLTVLNDAGAPALEQGLDALVQKVYDKLALDAAQDQLTGLKARREFLRWLTQSVTRARDSSDRFSLIFIDILQFKLINNTCGYEVGDTFLRNIAEQILSRLDKNAIAGRVGVDQFAVLLPSLTYNDGFMLAMQLKAALEEQRFESGQHSFIISSAVALINVDDKSPEPMELLRMVESAADMCKKSGHKDIQVIKPGDTRFRERDDMISWVTRINRALDENRLKLRCQKIQPIGDTDPVHTHYEILLTVVDDNGEHLAPSDFIKAAEEYNRMGAVDRWVIGTVLQWMVANPQKLARFGGFSINLSGCSLNDESFLDYVFEMLVRYDVPREKLIFEITETAAIDNLADAADFINEMKEIGCRFSLDDFGAGQSSYAYLKQLPVDFIKIDGAFIRQITEDDFDYALVRSITEMGHFLDKSIVAEYVSSEAILDLVTEIGVDYAQGFHLGKPILLEQLLATTEIPPASRNPA, from the coding sequence GTGGATAAGCGACAATTCGCCCGTCAGAGCGTCTCTATTGATGCGGAGTGTCATTTCGGCTCAGGAAATGACCGCAGCTGTCGTATACGCGATTTCAGCCAGGGCGGCATGCTTATTACCCTCGACCTGCCCCCTCAGGCCGATCCCCTGCTGTCTTTGCCCCGGCGCAAGGGCGCCCCTGCAATTGTCAGCTTTCGCCTGCACAATCGCCGCGTCAGCATCAATGTTCTGGTCGCTCATGTGTCCGAGCACGGCATCGGCCTGCGCATGCGTGAACATCGCCCCGCCGATCTGGCGATGTTGCAGCAGGCCGCTCAGCAAGCCAGCGAGCATCAGTCGAAGCTTTCCTGGCACCCTGCGGCAGGCCAAACGCTGCTTGAACCCGCACAAAAAATCACGCTGATCAATTCGGCCAACAGTATTATCAGCCGCTTTCTCGACAATCAGTTCGAAGGCTTTTTCAGCCAACTTGAACTCACTTTGTTACAGGAAGCGGATTACAAGAAAACCCACGCTGGGCAGCAAGCCTTTCTTGATGCAATGACGCTGATTCGGGCGCAAAAGGCCAAACTGAGTCGGCACTGCATTGCCGGCATTACCGCCAATGCCGACGCCGTAGCCAAGGGCCTGGGTCCCGAGCCGCACATGGACGCCCAGGGCGATCTAGCCGACACCGCGTCCGCCAGTGCCCTTTCCCTGGTGGCGAAAGACGAGTTCGAGGACTGGCTCGTAGTGCGTGTGGCGATCTCGAAGGCAGAAGTCCAACTGCGCGAACTGCTGCTGGAATTACAGTTGCGACTCGACGCCGCCCTGCTCACCTCTGGTGCCGCGGCGGTGTATAACCCCTATTCCCCCGCTGCTTTGGCGATGGGTTGGGCGGCAGCGCTGCGTCCACTGCAGTTGAGCAACGACCTGCTACGGGTCGTATTTGGCCTGTTTTACGATAACGTGCTGGCGCAACTGGACAGTGCTTATGTGTCACTGAACAAGCTGTTTATCGAGACCGGCATTCTTCCTGACATTGATGTCACCCGCTACCTGGCTCAGCAAAAACTCAAGCGCGACAACGCCGCCACTGAAACTCGTCAGCAGCACTTCGAAGTCAAGGAGAGCAGCCCCGAGTCACACTCGGCGGCAGCCGATACCAGCCAGACGAGCCGCGACGATGCGAATGGCAGCGAAACCTCAGGCAATCGCGTCGGCAAGGGGATCAAGGCGGCGTTTAATACCGTCTCACGCTTGTGGAGCATGCAGCGCCAGTTGCATAGCGAGCATCCGGAAGAACTGCGTCAGTCAGCTCAGGTCCTGCCACCGCAGATTACCGCCCGCGACACGCAAGATGCGCTGCGACAGCTGCAAAAGCAGCTGCTCGACGGCAACGCCCAGTTGGGCAGCCCGGGCGCACTCAAGCAGTATTTGATGCAGGCCGGCCATGCTGTCGGCGGCATCAGCGAGTACGAACAGGACTCAGCCGATATGGTCGAGAGCCTGTTTGACAACATCGTGCACAACGAGCGGGTGCTGGACGATCTGCGCGCCGAGCTGCGTAAGCTCGAGGTACCGATACTCAAGGTCATGCTGCGCGACCCGGAGCTGTTTTCCGCCGAATACCATCCGGCCCGCCAGGCCGTGAATTACCTGGCGCTGTTGTCCGATCGGCGCAGCATCAATATTGTCGACAACCGCCCGGTCATTATTGACGCCATCAGCACCATCCTGAAAAACGAGGGTGAAGAAGATGAAGGCTTCAAACAAGTTCTCGGGGATCTGGACGAACTGGTAGGCCGGGAAAAACATTACTTCGAACGCAACCTTACCCGGGTAACCGAGGCTTGCGAAGGCCAGCAACGCATTACCCAGGCCAATCTGTTGATCGAATGGGAGCTGGAACGGCTACTGGCACCGCAACCGGTAGGTAAACCGATACTGGATCTGGTCAACCAGGGCTGGAAGGAACTGATGCGTCTGAGCTACTTCCGCGAGGGCACCTCCAGCCTGGCCTGGGAGATGACCCTGGTGGTGCTTGATCAACTGATCGTGCGCACCGTACCCGGCGCCTGGGACGAGTCGCGTTTGCGCTTCAGCAGTCACAAGTTGCTGACGCTGATTCGCAAGGGCCTGTCGAAAATCCCCGACTCCAATGCCAGCCATAAAACCGTGGTGCAAAATCTGGAGAAGTTGCTGGACTACCCGCACAGCACGGATTTTGCCACGGTTCAGTATGTCAGTCCGCTGCATAGCAACAACTCGATCGCCGGGCAATCAGCTGAGCTCCCACCGGATAAGACCTTGCAACGCTGGATCAAGCGCGCCAAGGCGCTCCAGGTCGGCCAATGGTTGCAGCGTCACGTTCTCGGTAGTGAGTCCCAACTGTACTATCTGACCTGGGTGGCCGATGAATTCAGCCGCTACGTGTTCAGCAATCACCGCGGGATGAAGGCCGAGGAGATGTCTCTGGATCAGGTCGCGCATTTACTGCGTGACGGCAACCTGACAGTCCTCAATGACGCCGGTGCGCCCGCTCTGGAGCAGGGCCTGGATGCCCTGGTGCAGAAAGTCTATGACAAGCTGGCGCTGGACGCCGCGCAGGATCAACTGACTGGTCTCAAGGCACGGCGTGAATTTCTCCGCTGGCTGACACAGAGTGTGACCCGCGCGCGGGACAGCAGTGATCGCTTTAGCCTGATCTTTATCGACATTCTGCAATTCAAATTGATCAACAACACCTGCGGTTATGAGGTCGGCGATACCTTTCTGCGTAATATTGCCGAACAGATTCTCAGCCGGCTCGACAAGAACGCCATTGCCGGACGCGTTGGTGTCGACCAGTTCGCCGTACTGCTGCCATCACTCACCTACAACGACGGTTTTATGCTGGCAATGCAGCTCAAGGCGGCGCTGGAAGAACAGCGCTTCGAGAGTGGCCAGCACAGCTTTATCATCTCCTCGGCAGTAGCCTTGATCAATGTTGACGACAAGAGCCCCGAACCGATGGAGCTGTTGCGCATGGTCGAGTCCGCCGCCGACATGTGTAAAAAATCCGGGCATAAAGATATTCAGGTGATCAAACCCGGCGATACACGCTTTCGCGAACGCGATGACATGATTTCCTGGGTCACGCGCATCAACCGCGCGCTGGATGAAAATCGCCTGAAATTGCGCTGCCAGAAAATCCAGCCGATCGGCGATACTGATCCGGTACATACGCATTATGAAATTCTGCTCACCGTAGTTGATGATAACGGCGAACACCTGGCGCCTTCTGACTTCATCAAGGCGGCAGAAGAATACAACCGCATGGGTGCGGTGGATCGCTGGGTTATTGGCACTGTGCTGCAATGGATGGTGGCCAACCCGCAGAAACTGGCCCGTTTCGGCGGCTTCTCAATCAACCTGTCTGGCTGCTCGCTGAATGACGAATCCTTCCTCGACTATGTGTTCGAGATGCTGGTGCGCTACGACGTGCCGAGAGAAAAGCTGATTTTCGAAATTACCGAAACAGCGGCGATTGACAACCTGGCCGACGCTGCCGATTTCATTAACGAAATGAAGGAAATCGGGTGTCGTTTCTCGCTGGATGACTTTGGTGCCGGCCAGTCATCCTATGCTTACCTCAAGCAGCTGCCGGTAGACTTTATCAAGATTGATGGCGCCTTTATTCGACAGATTACCGAGGATGACTTCGACTACGCCCTGGTGCGCTCCATCACCGAGATGGGCCACTTTCTCGACAAGTCCATCGTCGCCGAATATGTATCCAGTGAAGCCATCCTCGATCTGGTCACCGAGATTGGGGTGGATTACGCCCAGGGCTTTCACCTTGGCAAACCCATTCTGCTCGAACAACTGCTGGCGACCACCGAGATACCCCCGGCCAGCCGCAATCCCGCCTGA
- a CDS encoding TatD family hydrolase yields the protein MRYIDTHTHLDFPDFDADRQQVLQRSEHAGVERLIILGVYQKNWDRLWQLVEADSRLFGAFGLHPVYLEQHQPSHLDDLAQRLERLAAHPQCCAVGEIGLDYFLPEPDRQRQQTLLDAQLSLAASANLPVLLHVRRAHADTIAMLKRHRLPRAGIVHAFAGSQEEAKEYIRLGFKLGLGGAATWPQATKLRRTLAALPIDSLVLETDAPDMAPHFQAHQRNSPEYLPQICRELAALRGEPVEIFAQACLHNSCELFSWPTAAVI from the coding sequence ATGCGTTATATCGATACCCATACGCACCTGGATTTTCCCGATTTCGATGCCGACCGCCAGCAGGTATTGCAACGCAGCGAGCACGCAGGCGTCGAGCGGCTGATCATACTCGGCGTCTACCAGAAGAACTGGGACAGGCTCTGGCAGTTGGTTGAAGCCGATAGTCGCCTGTTCGGCGCCTTTGGCCTGCACCCGGTGTACCTGGAGCAACACCAGCCGAGCCATCTGGACGATCTCGCCCAGCGCCTTGAGCGCCTGGCAGCGCATCCGCAATGCTGCGCCGTGGGTGAAATCGGCCTGGATTACTTTCTGCCCGAGCCGGATCGCCAGCGCCAACAGACGCTCCTCGACGCCCAGCTAAGCCTGGCCGCCAGCGCCAATCTACCGGTGCTGCTCCATGTGCGCCGCGCGCACGCCGACACCATCGCCATGTTGAAACGTCACCGCCTGCCGCGCGCCGGCATCGTGCATGCCTTTGCTGGCAGCCAGGAAGAGGCAAAGGAATATATCCGCCTGGGCTTCAAGCTCGGACTGGGCGGCGCGGCTACCTGGCCGCAGGCGACCAAGCTGCGACGTACCCTGGCCGCGCTACCGATCGACAGCCTGGTGCTGGAAACCGATGCGCCGGATATGGCGCCACACTTCCAGGCCCACCAGCGAAACAGCCCGGAATATCTGCCGCAAATCTGCCGCGAACTCGCGGCTCTGCGGGGCGAGCCGGTCGAGATCTTTGCTCAGGCTTGCCTGCATAACAGTTGTGAATTATTCAGCTGG